The Microbacterium sp. SORGH_AS_0862 genome has a segment encoding these proteins:
- a CDS encoding serine/threonine-protein kinase, whose translation MPVAQRLPAAPPVLPGFTYVRPLGTGGFADVFLFEQDMPRRPVAVKVLLEDIVDDGLLRMFNAEADVMARLSAHPSILTIYQASISSDGRPYLVMEYCPGSLGSRYRREEIPLAEVLQAGIRIGSALETAHRSGLLHRDIKPSNLLVTAFGAPVLADFGIATAVGGRGDDEVFAMSVPWSAPEIIDERIAGSVPAEVWALGATVYSLLAGRSPFEHPGSGQNGRDQLKARIRRAAYTPIGRHDVPASLEAVLSRSMNRDPAGRHPSAAQFAYELQLIQHELGLPHTPMEVAVDEWASAGTPVNFADDRARGPVRPNVQYESRRPVRSRDRGGRRPDEGTVLAGASPRGRRLSGGVIALLVGGAALVAAAAVLVTVLVLGGA comes from the coding sequence ATGCCGGTGGCGCAGAGACTGCCCGCGGCACCGCCCGTTCTCCCCGGCTTCACGTACGTCCGACCTCTCGGCACCGGCGGTTTCGCCGATGTCTTCCTGTTCGAGCAGGACATGCCGCGCCGCCCTGTCGCCGTCAAAGTCCTCCTCGAGGACATCGTCGACGACGGCCTGCTGCGCATGTTCAATGCCGAGGCCGACGTCATGGCGCGCTTGAGCGCGCACCCGTCGATCCTCACGATCTATCAGGCGAGCATCTCCTCCGACGGGCGCCCCTACCTGGTCATGGAGTACTGCCCCGGATCCCTCGGCTCCCGCTATCGACGCGAGGAGATCCCGCTGGCCGAGGTTCTCCAGGCCGGCATCAGGATCGGCTCCGCGCTGGAGACGGCGCACCGCTCGGGGCTGCTCCACCGCGACATCAAGCCCTCCAACCTGCTGGTGACCGCCTTCGGCGCTCCCGTCCTCGCCGACTTCGGCATCGCCACCGCCGTGGGCGGACGCGGCGACGACGAAGTGTTCGCCATGTCCGTCCCGTGGAGCGCGCCCGAGATCATCGACGAGCGGATCGCGGGATCCGTCCCCGCCGAGGTCTGGGCGCTGGGAGCGACCGTGTACTCCCTGCTGGCGGGACGCAGCCCCTTCGAGCACCCCGGCAGCGGCCAGAACGGCCGCGACCAGCTCAAGGCCCGCATCCGCCGCGCCGCCTACACCCCCATCGGCCGGCACGACGTCCCCGCGAGTCTCGAAGCCGTCCTGTCGCGCTCGATGAACCGCGACCCCGCCGGCCGCCACCCCTCGGCCGCCCAGTTCGCCTACGAGCTGCAGCTCATCCAGCACGAGCTCGGCCTGCCGCACACCCCGATGGAAGTCGCCGTGGACGAGTGGGCATCGGCCGGGACCCCCGTGAACTTCGCCGACGATCGCGCTCGCGGCCCCGTTCGCCCCAACGTCCAGTACGAATCGCGCCGGCCGGTGCGCTCGCGCGACCGCGGCGGTCGTCGCCCCGACGAGGGCACCGTCCTCGCCGGCGCATCGCCGCGCGGACGCAGACTTTCCGGCGGCGTGATCGCTCTGCTCGTGGGCGGCGCCGCCCTCGTCGCGGCGGCAGCCGTCCTGGTGACCGTCCTCGTCCTCGGAGGAGCCTGA